A section of the Ignavibacteriales bacterium genome encodes:
- a CDS encoding S8 family peptidase yields the protein MRIFYKISLLAITVTFAFSFRGFTPENNDKLSPILYRALNVVSENEQFLVWIEFKDKGDNVNPRTVDPNTVLTQKSIERREKVRDAGKLIDFTDLPVNGNYVEVVRSHGVKIKNVSKWFNSVSCYVTKSQIEALSNEDMVKKISLVARFRKDYKEEKNLLVEDTKASNLSTIIDNPTSLNYGPSLLQSQLINVPPVHDSGYRGQNVLIAVFDAGFDNLSHQCFDSVRARGIRTYDFVNGDTNVANQVGQMGEGSHGTRTLSLIVGYEPGELISPAYGSKVILAKTENTDSETPVEEDNWIAAAEWADSLGADIISASLTYREFDPGSPYSYDWTWMNGDSCKITRAADLVVNKGIIVVNSAGNYGDDPSHNTLGAPADGDSVFAIGSIDSDGLRSSFSSVGPTTDGRIKPDFMAMGRNNVTAEPGEGNTGYLSFGSGTSFSCPMTAGVVALILSANPNLNPMKVRDILRQTSGNSQNPNSKIGWGTVNAWSAVQLALTTSIGPGSGNIPSGYSLGQNYPNPFNPATIIPFALSQPSTVSMKVYDVSGKEVAIIFNNRAFGAGEVSFSFNVSSYGLTSGVYFYVLFANGALIDAKKMVLVK from the coding sequence ATGAGAATATTCTACAAAATATCGCTTTTAGCTATAACTGTTACATTCGCTTTTTCATTCAGGGGATTTACCCCTGAAAATAATGACAAATTAAGCCCTATACTTTACAGAGCTTTAAACGTCGTTTCGGAGAATGAACAGTTCCTTGTCTGGATAGAATTTAAAGATAAGGGTGATAATGTTAATCCAAGGACGGTGGATCCAAACACAGTCCTGACTCAAAAATCAATCGAAAGGCGTGAGAAGGTCAGGGATGCAGGAAAATTAATCGATTTTACTGATTTACCTGTAAACGGAAATTATGTTGAGGTTGTGAGGAGTCACGGAGTAAAGATCAAGAATGTGTCGAAATGGTTCAATAGCGTGTCATGCTATGTCACAAAATCCCAAATAGAGGCACTTTCTAATGAGGATATGGTAAAGAAGATAAGCCTGGTAGCAAGATTTAGGAAGGATTATAAAGAAGAGAAAAACCTTTTAGTAGAAGATACCAAGGCTAGCAACCTAAGTACAATCATCGACAATCCAACTTCCCTTAACTACGGACCATCATTACTTCAATCCCAGTTAATAAACGTTCCTCCTGTTCACGACAGCGGTTATAGAGGACAGAATGTTTTGATAGCTGTATTTGATGCAGGATTTGACAATTTAAGTCATCAATGTTTTGATTCAGTGAGAGCAAGAGGTATCAGAACTTATGATTTTGTGAATGGAGATACAAATGTAGCAAATCAGGTTGGTCAAATGGGTGAAGGGTCGCACGGGACGAGAACTCTCTCACTTATAGTTGGATATGAACCGGGTGAGTTGATCTCCCCGGCATACGGTTCGAAAGTGATACTTGCTAAGACGGAAAATACAGACAGTGAGACTCCGGTAGAAGAGGATAACTGGATTGCAGCAGCCGAATGGGCAGACAGCCTTGGAGCTGATATAATTTCTGCATCACTTACATATAGAGAATTTGATCCGGGTTCTCCATATTCTTATGACTGGACCTGGATGAACGGTGACAGTTGTAAGATCACGAGAGCCGCTGACCTGGTCGTGAACAAAGGAATTATTGTCGTAAATTCTGCAGGAAATTATGGTGATGATCCATCACATAATACGTTGGGCGCACCTGCAGACGGAGACAGCGTTTTTGCAATCGGATCGATAGACAGTGACGGACTCCGTTCGTCATTTTCATCGGTTGGTCCAACAACCGATGGAAGGATAAAGCCTGACTTTATGGCAATGGGCAGGAATAATGTGACTGCCGAACCCGGAGAGGGAAATACCGGATATCTTTCATTTGGAAGTGGAACTTCGTTTTCATGTCCAATGACCGCAGGCGTAGTTGCGCTTATTTTGTCAGCAAATCCTAATTTAAATCCGATGAAAGTAAGGGATATACTTCGTCAGACATCAGGAAATTCACAGAATCCAAACTCAAAGATAGGATGGGGAACTGTTAACGCGTGGAGTGCAGTACAGCTTGCATTAACAACTTCGATCGGTCCGGGAAGCGGAAATATCCCATCGGGATATTCGTTGGGGCAAAATTATCCAAATCCATTTAATCCGGCAACCATCATCCCGTTTGCATTAAGTCAGCCATCGACGGTAAGTATGAAAGTATATGATGTATCAGGTAAAGAGGTTGCTATAATATTCAATAACCGTGCCTTTGGTGCAGGTGAGGTAAGCTTCTCATTTAATGTTTCTTCATATGGGTTGACTAGTGGAGTATACTTTTATGTATTATTCGCAAACGGTGCTTTGATAGATGCTAAAAAGATGGTACTCGTGAAGTAA